CGCTCGTGCTCCCGATCTCCACGGGCATGGAGAGCGACCGGCGCAGCGGGCTCGAGACCGTCGAGGGCGTCCGGCGCATCATGGCGGCCTTCCCCACCAGCCAGACGACGGTCGGGCTTTCGAACTGCTCCTTCGGGCTCAAGCCCGCGGCCCGCGTCGTGCTCAACAGCGTCTTCCTGCACGAGCTGCGGGAAGCCGGGCTGACGAGCGCCATCGTGCACTTCAGCAAGATCCTGCCGCGAAACCGCATCGCCGACGACCAGTGGAACGCGGCGCTGGACATCATCTACGACCGCCGGCGCGAGGGGCACGACCCGCTGCAGGCGTTCATCGCGATGTTCGTCGACGCGGATTCCGCCGGCGCCGCGAAGAAGGCCGCGGTGCACCGCACGGTCGAGGAGCGCCTGCGGGCGCACATCATCGACGGCGAGAAGGAAGGGCTCGGGCGGACGCTCGAGGAGGCGCTGGCGACCTACCCGCCCCTGGCGATCATCAACGACCACCTGCTCGACGGCATGAAGACCGTTGGCGAGCTGTTCGGCAGCGGGCAGATGCAGTTGCCGTTCGTGCTCCAGAGCGCGGAGGTCATGAAGATGGCCGTGGCGCACCTCGAGCCGCTGATGGAGAAGGCGCAGGGGCAGACCAAGGGCACGATCGTGCTCGCGACGGTCAAGGGCGACGTGCACGACATCGGCAAGAACCTGGTAGACATCATTCTCTCGAACAACGGGTACACCGTTGTGAACCTGGGCATCAAGCAGCCGATCGCCGACATCGTAAAGGCATGGCGCGAGCACAACGCCGACGCGATCGGCATGTCCGGGCTGCTGGTCAAGAGCGTGAACGTGATGGAAGAGAACCTGCGCGAGCTGACAGCCCAGGGCGTCAAGGCGCCGGTGCTGCTGGGCGGGGCGGCCCTCACGAGGCACTACTGCGAGGGGCACCTGCGCACGTGCTATCCGGGCGAGGTCTTCTACGGAAAGGACGCGTTCGAGGGCCTGCGCACCATGGACTGCATCGTGGGCGGGCGGGCCGACGAACTCCGGCGCGAGATCGAGGCGCGCCAGAGCAAGCGGTCGGCGGCGGAGGAAGCGATCAACCGCACGCGGATCGAGAAGCTCGCCGCCGCGAACCGGGACACCCCGGCGTCTTCGGGCGGCGGCGTCGCGCTCGCGCCGGCGCGCTCGGCGGTGCGGACGGACGTGCCGGTGCCGACGCCGCCCTTCTGGGGCTCGCGCGTCGTGACGGGCATCGACGTGCGCGATGTGTACCCGTTCATCAACCCGGTGGCGCTCGTCCGCGGGCAGTGGCAGGTGAAGAAGGGTGCGCTCGACGACGCGGCGTACGACGCGCTGCTCGAAGACCAGATCACGCCCATCTTCGAGAAGCTCAAGGCCCGCTGCGCGGACGAGCAGATCCTCTCGCCCGCCGTGGTCTATGGGTACTTCCCGTGCGCCAGCGAGGGCGACGATCTCGTCATCTACGACCCGGCGTCGTTCGCGGCCGGGTCGCGCGAGACACGCGCCACGCCCCGCGAGATCGAGCGGTTCAACTTTCCCCGCCAGGGCGACAAGAAGCGCCTGTGCATCAGCGACTACTTCAGGCCCGCCGGCGCGGGCGAGTTCGACGTCATCGGCATGCACTGCGTGACGGTCGGGCCGCGGGCAAGTGAGGAGGCGCAGAAGCTCTTCCGCGCGAACGACTACGCGAACTATCTGTACCTGCACGGGCTGGGCGTCGAGACGGCCGAGGCGCTGGCCGAGTTCTGGCACAAGCGCATGCGCCAGGAACTGGGCATCGCGAACGAGGACAGCCCGAAGATCAAGGACCTGTTCACGCAGCACTACCGCGGCTCGCGCTATTCCTTCGGCTACCCGGCGTGCCCGGACATGAGCGACCAGGACCGGCTGTTCCGATTGCTCGACCCCGCCCGCATCGGCTGCACGCTCACCGAGAACTGGCAGATCGATCCGGAGCAGAGCACCAGCGCGATCATCGTGCACCACCCCGAGGCGAAGTACTTCAACGTCTAGGGACGCGGGTCGCGCCGGGGTCTCCTATCGTCGGCGAGCATGTTCGGGAGCCACCTGTCGATCGCCGGGACGATGGTCAATGCGCTGGACGAGGGCGAGCGTCTGGGCCTCGACTGCGTGCAGGTCTTCACGAAGAACCAGCAGCAGTGGAAGGCCAAGCCCCTGGATCCCGGCATGGTGCGCGACTGGCACGCGCGCGTCGCGGAGCTCGGCTGGGGCCGGGGTGGCCCGGACGGTCGGGGCGGCATCGTCAGCCACGCGTCGTACCTCATCAACCTCGCAAGCGTCAAGGACGAGTTGTGGGCCAAGAGCGTCGATCTCATGACCGACGAGATCGAACGGTGCGAGGCGCTGGGCATCCCGTACCTGGTGCACCACCCCGGGTCGCACGTCGGAGGCTCGTTCGAGGACGGCATGGCCCGCATCGAGAAGGCGTACGCCGAGGTGTTCTCGCGCACGGCCGGCTTCCGCACCGTGTCGTGCTTTGAGGGCACGGTGGGGGGTGGGAGTTCGATCGGCGGGAAGCTCGAGCACCTGCGCGACCTGCTGTCGCGGTGCGCCGGGGCGACGGGACGCCCGGAGCGACTGGGTGTGTGCCTGGATACGTGTCACCTGCACGCCGCCGGGTACGACCTTTCGACGCGGGCGCAGGGCGAGGCGGTGCTGGCGGAGGTCGACCGGGTGGTGGGGCTGTCGCGGGTTCGGGTCCTGCACGTGAACGACAGCAAGGGACGGGCGGGGAGCAAGCTCGACCGGCACGAGCACATCGGGGAGGGGTGGATCGGCGGGACGGTGAAGGCCCACGCCGGGAAGGGGACCTATTCGGTAACGCGGCTTAGGGCGAGCGGGTTTGCCTCGTTCATGGGGTGCCCGGCGTTCCGGGGCGTGCCGAAGATTCTCGAAACGCCCAAGGTGAACGATTCGCGCGGACGGGCGTACGACCTGACGAATCTCCGGCGCCTGCGCCTGCTGGTCGGGGCGGCGCCGACGCGCCCCGGCGCCGGCTCGCACGGTTCGGCCGCGAAACCCGCGATTCGCGCCGGGCTATGACCGATAATCTGAGGACGGGCCGATCAACCCAGCGGTCACGCCAGCAACGGATCGGAGCGATGTGCATGCCAGAACGCAAGAAATCGGCGATGGCGGGCGGACGTGCGGTGTTCGGCGGGGCGATCGTCTGTTCGCTCGCGCTCGTCGCGGGCGGGTGCCAGTCGCTCGACAAGTACGCCGTCAACCGAAACCGCAAGCCCCGACCCGCGACGGTCTCGCCCTCCAGCGACGGGCGGCCTCCGGCGGTGGTCGCGGGAGATGAACCCGCGCGGGCCGCGTCGGATGGACGTCGGACTGCCGGCGCGGGCGCCGACGCGCCGGCCCCCGGGCGGGCCGCCCCGGGGCAGCAGTACGTCGAACGCGCCCAGCGCTTGCAGACGCAGGGCAACCTCGAGGAAGCCCTGCGCGAGTTCGAGAAGGCGATCGAGGTCAACCCGACCCTCACCGTGGCGTATCTCGGCGCGGGCGACATCCACCGCCAGATGGGCGACTACGCGGGGGCGGAGCGTCGGTACGCGCGGGCGGCGGAACTCGAGCCGACGAACTTCTCCGCGCAGTACCTGCACGCACTGTCGCTGCAACTCCTCGACCGCACGGGCGAGGCGATCCGGGCGTACCTGCGGGCGCTCACCATCCGCCCGGAAGACTTCGACGCGAACATGAACCTGGGCATCGCCTACCTCCAGGTCGGCGAGCCCGCCGAGGGTCTGGCGTACCTCCAGCGCGCGGTGCGGACCAACCCCCGCAACGCAGCGGCCCGCACGAACCTGGGCGCGATCTACAGCGCCCTCGACCGGCACGAGGAGGCGGTGGTCGAGTATCAGCAGGCGGCCGAACTCACCGAGCTCACCGGCCCGGTGCTGCTGAACCTGGCGAACAGCCTGGGCCGGAGCGGGCGGTACGAGGAAATGGTGAACACGCTCGAGCAGTTGA
The DNA window shown above is from Planctomycetota bacterium and carries:
- the metH gene encoding methionine synthase, which encodes MGSLFLDHLRRRVLVCDGAMGTSIFARNLTVEHDYCGCENCTDILVKTRPDVIREIHESFLEAGADCVETDSFGANTLVLSEFGLEAEARSLSRMAAEVARSACDRFATRERPRFVLGSMGPGTKLLTLGNTTWDTMLASYREQALGLLEGGADGFLIETCQDLLQVKCAINAVLSALREAGRTPADVPILVSVTIETTGAMLLGTEIAAAASALAGYPIASLGLNCATGPTEMSEHVGFLGAHWAAMGTTPDGAGPRHISVMPNAGLPVLVDGRTEFPLTPPAFVEAMLKFVERDGVGLVGGCCGTTPAHIGALAKGLESHGLLDRARRAAPRVVSAPKAGVTSLYSTQDYRQDNSFLIVGERMNASGSRAFKKLLEAEDWDGIVSLAREQVRHDGAHVLDLNVDYAGRDNARDMGEIVSRVVRQVNIPLMLDSTQLATLEAGLKRAAGKCIINSANFEDGEHKFDAICALAKTYGASLVIGSIDEDKEASMARTADRKLAIAARGLRRAVDVHGMSPEDILFDPLVLPISTGMESDRRSGLETVEGVRRIMAAFPTSQTTVGLSNCSFGLKPAARVVLNSVFLHELREAGLTSAIVHFSKILPRNRIADDQWNAALDIIYDRRREGHDPLQAFIAMFVDADSAGAAKKAAVHRTVEERLRAHIIDGEKEGLGRTLEEALATYPPLAIINDHLLDGMKTVGELFGSGQMQLPFVLQSAEVMKMAVAHLEPLMEKAQGQTKGTIVLATVKGDVHDIGKNLVDIILSNNGYTVVNLGIKQPIADIVKAWREHNADAIGMSGLLVKSVNVMEENLRELTAQGVKAPVLLGGAALTRHYCEGHLRTCYPGEVFYGKDAFEGLRTMDCIVGGRADELRREIEARQSKRSAAEEAINRTRIEKLAAANRDTPASSGGGVALAPARSAVRTDVPVPTPPFWGSRVVTGIDVRDVYPFINPVALVRGQWQVKKGALDDAAYDALLEDQITPIFEKLKARCADEQILSPAVVYGYFPCASEGDDLVIYDPASFAAGSRETRATPREIERFNFPRQGDKKRLCISDYFRPAGAGEFDVIGMHCVTVGPRASEEAQKLFRANDYANYLYLHGLGVETAEALAEFWHKRMRQELGIANEDSPKIKDLFTQHYRGSRYSFGYPACPDMSDQDRLFRLLDPARIGCTLTENWQIDPEQSTSAIIVHHPEAKYFNV
- a CDS encoding deoxyribonuclease IV, whose protein sequence is MFGSHLSIAGTMVNALDEGERLGLDCVQVFTKNQQQWKAKPLDPGMVRDWHARVAELGWGRGGPDGRGGIVSHASYLINLASVKDELWAKSVDLMTDEIERCEALGIPYLVHHPGSHVGGSFEDGMARIEKAYAEVFSRTAGFRTVSCFEGTVGGGSSIGGKLEHLRDLLSRCAGATGRPERLGVCLDTCHLHAAGYDLSTRAQGEAVLAEVDRVVGLSRVRVLHVNDSKGRAGSKLDRHEHIGEGWIGGTVKAHAGKGTYSVTRLRASGFASFMGCPAFRGVPKILETPKVNDSRGRAYDLTNLRRLRLLVGAAPTRPGAGSHGSAAKPAIRAGL
- a CDS encoding tetratricopeptide repeat protein, translating into MPERKKSAMAGGRAVFGGAIVCSLALVAGGCQSLDKYAVNRNRKPRPATVSPSSDGRPPAVVAGDEPARAASDGRRTAGAGADAPAPGRAAPGQQYVERAQRLQTQGNLEEALREFEKAIEVNPTLTVAYLGAGDIHRQMGDYAGAERRYARAAELEPTNFSAQYLHALSLQLLDRTGEAIRAYLRALTIRPEDFDANMNLGIAYLQVGEPAEGLAYLQRAVRTNPRNAAARTNLGAIYSALDRHEEAVVEYQQAAELTELTGPVLLNLANSLGRSGRYEEMVNTLEQLTRTEPTPNAYERLGAGLFRLRRYEEALASYRKALEIDPNHFPALNGVGVCLMNEWHFTDQKDERARREALDAWRRSLQIQRNQPRILELLGKYQ